One window of the Terriglobales bacterium genome contains the following:
- a CDS encoding dienelactone hydrolase family protein: MDIKLKADDERELAAYVSRPRESASRAVVVIQEIFGVNHHIRSVVDGFAHDGYMAVAPALFDRVERGVELAYTPDDMKRGFSIASKIGMEDALRDVAAAVEYAASQIGNGRVGVVGYCWGGSLAWMAATRLTVAAAVGYYGGRIAQYAEEKPGCPVMLHFGARDQHIPASEIDKIRAAHPDVPIYMYDAGHGFNCEERKDFSPQSAVLARKRTLEFLQEYL; encoded by the coding sequence ATGGACATCAAGCTAAAGGCCGATGACGAACGCGAGTTGGCTGCGTACGTGTCGCGGCCACGTGAGAGTGCGAGCAGGGCGGTGGTCGTGATTCAGGAGATCTTCGGCGTGAACCATCACATTCGCTCGGTGGTGGATGGTTTTGCGCACGACGGATATATGGCGGTTGCGCCGGCGTTGTTCGATCGTGTTGAGCGTGGGGTTGAGCTGGCTTACACGCCCGACGACATGAAGCGTGGATTCTCGATCGCGAGCAAAATTGGGATGGAGGATGCGCTGCGGGACGTAGCCGCCGCCGTGGAGTATGCGGCGTCCCAGATTGGGAACGGGCGTGTGGGGGTAGTCGGATACTGCTGGGGTGGATCGCTGGCGTGGATGGCGGCAACTCGTCTCACTGTGGCCGCGGCCGTGGGCTACTACGGAGGACGCATCGCGCAATACGCAGAGGAGAAGCCGGGCTGTCCGGTGATGCTGCACTTCGGCGCAAGGGATCAGCACATTCCCGCTTCGGAGATCGACAAGATCCGGGCCGCGCACCCTGATGTTCCCATTTACATGTACGACGCCGGACACGGCTTCAATTGCGAAGAACGCAAAGATTTCAGCCCACAATCCGCAGTGCTTGCCCGCAAGCGGACTCTGGAGTTCCTGCAGGAATACCTCTGA
- a CDS encoding exodeoxyribonuclease III, producing the protein MKVATFNINDINKRFHNLSTWLSKAEPDVVCLQELKAEHDAFPAEKLQALGYEAVWRGERSWNGVAILARDCAPVLTRSTLPGSPDDHQARYIEAAVKGVLITSIYLPNGNPQPGPKFDYKLAWFERLITHAAELMKAGVPVILAGDYNVVPTPQDIYPTRSLDHNALIQPESRRAFARLLSQGWTDALRRLQPRGPLWTFWDYKFERWQKDKGMRLDHFLLSPTISKRLVTGGVDRWVRGEVNASDHAPAWIKLDV; encoded by the coding sequence GTGAAAGTCGCCACTTTCAACATCAACGACATCAATAAACGCTTTCACAATCTTTCGACGTGGTTGTCGAAGGCGGAGCCGGACGTCGTTTGTCTGCAGGAGCTCAAAGCCGAGCACGACGCCTTTCCCGCAGAAAAATTGCAAGCTCTTGGGTATGAAGCAGTCTGGCGAGGAGAGCGCTCGTGGAATGGGGTGGCGATCCTTGCTCGTGATTGCGCTCCTGTCTTGACGCGCTCGACTTTGCCGGGTAGCCCTGACGATCACCAGGCGCGCTACATCGAGGCCGCCGTCAAAGGAGTGTTGATCACTTCCATCTATCTGCCGAACGGCAATCCTCAGCCCGGTCCGAAGTTCGATTACAAGCTGGCGTGGTTTGAACGTCTCATCACGCACGCCGCCGAACTGATGAAAGCCGGCGTGCCTGTGATACTGGCTGGCGACTATAACGTGGTGCCAACGCCACAGGATATCTATCCGACGCGCTCCCTTGATCACAATGCCTTAATCCAGCCTGAGAGCCGCCGGGCTTTTGCGCGACTGCTGTCACAAGGATGGACGGATGCTCTGCGGCGCTTACAGCCAAGAGGTCCACTGTGGACGTTTTGGGACTACAAATTTGAACGCTGGCAAAAAGACAAAGGCATGCGACTCGACCACTTCCTGCTCTCGCCAACAATTTCGAAGCGGCTCGTCACCGGCGGTGTGGACCGGTGGGTCCGCGGGGAAGTAAACGCGAGTGATCATGCGCCGGCGTGGATAAAGCTCGATGTTTGA
- a CDS encoding ABC transporter permease — protein sequence MHNTLLFARREYLETVRKKSFIVMTILLPAMMFGFTVLPSMIASKHSGEMQHIVIATSDAQFAKDIGDQFSKPDAENTSRQGKASDSATRNFDFQVDTNVSAQEEEALTQKVNSHEIDGYLWAPPESLTARKFSYRSRNSGDLDTVGTLSSAVRRALLQQSLRKHGASAQEIEDALKPVDVQAKKIENGRVTESSGMGTFFSVILLMILLYVTILMYSMSVMRSVLEEKNSRIFEVLLSAATPKELMAGKILGAAAVGITQIAIWTLAATPFAAQAISIGGEQFHLNLSIANMVFFGVFFILGFILYSALAAALGASVNSEQEAQQFQFVIMMPMIVSVIFMTPVILQPHSTMATVLSLIPFCTPLLMYIRILVETPPVWQIALSLVLLVGTIYAMLAICSRIYRVGILMYGKRPTLPEIMKWLKYA from the coding sequence ATGCATAACACTTTGCTATTCGCTCGCCGGGAATATCTCGAAACCGTGCGCAAGAAATCGTTCATCGTCATGACGATTCTTCTGCCCGCAATGATGTTCGGCTTCACCGTGCTTCCCAGCATGATCGCCTCGAAGCATTCAGGCGAGATGCAGCACATCGTGATAGCTACCTCTGACGCGCAGTTCGCGAAGGATATCGGCGACCAATTCAGTAAGCCAGATGCCGAGAACACCTCGCGCCAGGGCAAAGCTTCGGACTCAGCAACCCGTAACTTTGATTTTCAGGTCGATACAAATGTGAGCGCGCAGGAAGAGGAAGCTCTCACGCAAAAGGTCAATTCACATGAAATCGACGGCTATCTTTGGGCGCCGCCGGAATCGCTGACCGCCCGCAAGTTCAGTTATCGCTCGCGAAATTCAGGCGACCTCGATACCGTAGGCACCTTGAGCAGCGCGGTTCGTCGCGCGTTGCTGCAGCAGTCTTTGAGAAAACATGGCGCAAGCGCTCAGGAAATCGAAGATGCACTGAAGCCAGTCGATGTGCAAGCGAAGAAGATCGAGAACGGTCGAGTGACTGAGTCCAGTGGAATGGGAACGTTCTTCTCAGTGATCCTGTTAATGATCCTGCTGTACGTGACCATTCTTATGTACAGCATGAGCGTGATGCGCTCTGTACTTGAAGAAAAGAACTCGCGCATCTTCGAGGTTCTGCTCTCCGCTGCAACTCCGAAAGAATTAATGGCAGGCAAAATTCTGGGCGCTGCAGCAGTTGGAATCACTCAGATCGCAATCTGGACCCTCGCAGCCACTCCGTTCGCGGCGCAGGCGATCAGCATCGGAGGCGAGCAGTTTCACCTGAATCTGAGCATCGCCAACATGGTGTTCTTTGGCGTGTTTTTCATTTTGGGATTCATCCTGTACTCGGCTCTGGCTGCGGCTTTGGGAGCGTCGGTGAACTCCGAGCAGGAAGCTCAGCAATTTCAGTTTGTCATCATGATGCCGATGATCGTCTCGGTAATCTTCATGACTCCTGTCATCCTTCAGCCGCACTCTACAATGGCGACGGTTCTATCGCTCATCCCGTTCTGCACGCCACTGCTGATGTACATCCGGATTCTCGTGGAAACCCCTCCCGTCTGGCAGATAGCTCTGAGTTTGGTGCTGCTGGTCGGGACCATCTACGCCATGCTCGCGATCTGCTCGCGCATCTATCGAGTGGGAATCCTCATGTACGGCAAGCGTCCGACACTGCCGGAAATTATGAAGTGGCTGAAGTACGCCTGA
- a CDS encoding glycoside hydrolase family 76 protein, with amino-acid sequence MSRPRVLCGTNPVDFECAKHRQTMLPGIRGVGGLLLVLLLASGGRAHRSNSNPPQPISTTTHLQHATAGIQTLQGWYNRASGLYRTTGWWNSANALTVLIDYARVASTHQYDSELATTFTAAQAGNQRQPGFLNKYYDDEGWWALAWIDAYDLTRRHDYLSMAESIFTDMAGGWDNVCGGGIWWSKDRTYKNAIANELFLSVSASLANRDSADKRTYLDWAKKEWLWFSGSGMINSRNLINDGLAITSGEAGTTCVNNGKTTWTYNQGVILNGLSELSKAAADRTTIRTTIQSANAIASAAIQSLADSNGILHDPCEPKCGADGVQFKGIFVRNLVRLYSLSAQPAYKTFIIANADSIWEKAQGPNTQFGQVWSGPFTTSNAAIQSSALDAIVGAAAVENTN; translated from the coding sequence ATGAGTCGCCCACGCGTACTATGTGGAACGAATCCGGTAGATTTCGAATGTGCTAAGCATCGCCAAACCATGCTTCCGGGAATTCGCGGTGTTGGTGGTCTGCTATTGGTTCTGTTGCTGGCCTCGGGCGGCAGGGCTCATCGCAGTAACTCGAACCCGCCGCAGCCGATCTCGACGACCACGCACCTGCAGCATGCTACTGCGGGAATCCAGACACTCCAAGGCTGGTACAACCGAGCGAGTGGTTTGTATCGAACAACCGGTTGGTGGAATTCGGCGAATGCGCTTACGGTGCTGATCGACTATGCAAGAGTCGCAAGTACGCATCAGTACGATTCTGAACTCGCAACCACCTTCACGGCTGCGCAGGCCGGCAACCAGAGACAGCCGGGATTCCTGAATAAGTACTACGACGACGAGGGCTGGTGGGCCCTTGCCTGGATCGATGCCTACGATCTGACTCGCCGCCATGATTACCTTTCGATGGCCGAATCCATTTTCACTGACATGGCCGGCGGCTGGGACAATGTGTGCGGTGGCGGCATCTGGTGGAGTAAAGATCGAACCTACAAGAACGCCATCGCCAACGAGTTGTTCCTGTCGGTCTCGGCCTCACTCGCAAATCGCGATTCCGCGGACAAGCGCACGTACCTCGATTGGGCGAAGAAGGAATGGCTTTGGTTCTCGGGATCAGGAATGATCAACTCTCGCAATCTGATCAACGATGGGCTAGCAATTACCAGCGGAGAGGCGGGAACAACTTGTGTCAACAACGGCAAAACAACATGGACTTACAACCAGGGAGTCATTCTGAACGGCCTTAGCGAGCTTTCGAAAGCCGCTGCGGACCGAACCACGATACGAACCACGATACAGAGCGCAAATGCAATTGCGAGCGCCGCCATTCAATCTCTCGCAGACAGCAACGGGATTCTCCACGATCCGTGTGAACCGAAGTGCGGAGCAGATGGTGTACAGTTCAAAGGCATCTTCGTGCGAAATCTCGTCCGACTCTACAGCCTGAGCGCGCAGCCCGCCTACAAGACATTCATCATCGCAAATGCAGATTCAATTTGGGAAAAGGCGCAAGGTCCCAATACACAGTTTGGACAAGTGTGGTCCGGGCCCTTCACCACAAGCAATGCGGCGATCCAGAGTTCGGCGCTAGACGCTATCGTCGGCGCTGCGGCAGTCGAAAATACGAATTGA
- a CDS encoding VWA domain-containing protein, with protein MKSASIVIIACGILRQFVFAAVAAIPALFAAQLPSPTLESSPRFESTANEVTQVFTVLDQKGKPVAGLERKDFILSDDGEQVDELRAFEQQSEVPLHTAVAIDLSGSVHGRVKYELDVSTQFLKRVIGAGDAGWIVGFNFRPHLVSDWARARDTLLEVMRRDPAGGTAFYDTVIFACKRLVDASNDSHRRNVLVVISDGEDNSSHSSFNQSLETALRSGVIVLVVYTGYSSPSRELRKLAEFSGGQLFLADTKRGVLKGLSRAEEAIRAQYFVAYRPAHLIRDGRFRSVRIRTVRGGFRVRSRRGYYADPPGPLK; from the coding sequence GTGAAAAGCGCTTCAATCGTGATCATTGCATGCGGGATCTTGCGGCAGTTCGTTTTCGCTGCCGTGGCGGCAATCCCGGCGCTTTTCGCTGCGCAACTTCCTTCCCCTACGCTCGAATCTTCTCCGCGCTTTGAGTCAACGGCAAACGAGGTGACGCAGGTTTTTACGGTTCTGGACCAAAAAGGAAAACCTGTGGCGGGCCTGGAACGAAAAGACTTCATTTTGTCAGACGATGGCGAACAGGTAGATGAGCTGAGAGCATTCGAGCAGCAATCCGAGGTTCCCCTGCATACGGCGGTCGCAATCGATCTGAGCGGCTCAGTGCATGGAAGAGTGAAATACGAACTGGATGTAAGTACTCAATTTCTGAAGCGCGTTATCGGCGCTGGTGATGCCGGCTGGATTGTCGGTTTCAACTTTCGGCCGCACCTCGTGAGTGACTGGGCGCGAGCGCGCGACACGTTACTGGAGGTGATGCGTCGCGATCCGGCGGGTGGAACCGCCTTCTATGACACCGTCATATTTGCATGCAAGCGATTGGTCGATGCGAGTAATGATTCGCATCGACGCAATGTGCTGGTAGTGATCAGCGATGGTGAAGATAACAGCAGTCACTCGAGCTTCAACCAGTCGCTTGAGACTGCTTTGCGGTCTGGAGTCATCGTGCTGGTTGTTTACACCGGGTATTCCTCTCCCTCTCGTGAGCTTCGCAAGTTGGCGGAATTCAGCGGCGGCCAGCTCTTTCTTGCGGACACGAAAAGAGGTGTGCTGAAAGGGCTTTCACGAGCGGAAGAAGCGATACGTGCTCAGTATTTCGTAGCCTATCGTCCGGCGCATTTGATCCGCGATGGACGCTTTCGATCGGTTCGCATCCGCACTGTTCGCGGCGGCTTCAGAGTACGCTCCCGGCGCGGCTATTATGCTGATCCGCCCGGCCCGCTTAAATAG
- a CDS encoding energy transducer TonB — protein MSAEDAAHHLVKKIDPVYPTFAKTLRIQDTVVLKLVIAADGSVLRVDRVSGNPMLIESSIEAVKQWHYSPFLVDGKASEVTTAVSIPFSLGIPDANYKKEEETSRRYFADDKRCRAAISAGHFSEAQSICTEEAKLGEQLPAAREMERFEAYGLLGQAYFYDYKFPEALTYFQHQLESAKKKLHDDDAEMAYAYHHMGMGLTTNHRTEEAIPYYERAETTLRAAQNKIGSEFLKNQYAKTLKTIMSEHAILLRHVGKNADADALDNAAQAIVVRTDIKPD, from the coding sequence GTGTCTGCTGAAGACGCCGCGCACCACCTCGTTAAGAAGATCGATCCCGTGTATCCCACCTTTGCCAAGACGCTCCGGATACAGGACACAGTAGTTCTTAAGCTGGTCATTGCCGCAGATGGGTCAGTTTTACGTGTGGACAGAGTCAGTGGCAACCCCATGCTCATCGAGTCGTCGATAGAAGCGGTGAAGCAGTGGCATTACAGCCCATTCTTGGTTGACGGGAAAGCATCCGAGGTCACAACAGCGGTGTCGATTCCGTTTTCGCTGGGGATCCCCGACGCGAACTATAAAAAGGAAGAGGAGACTTCGCGCCGGTACTTCGCTGACGACAAGCGGTGTCGCGCTGCGATTTCCGCCGGCCACTTCTCCGAGGCGCAGAGCATCTGCACAGAAGAGGCTAAGCTGGGCGAGCAGCTACCCGCCGCGCGCGAAATGGAGCGCTTTGAAGCTTACGGGCTGTTGGGACAAGCCTACTTCTATGATTACAAATTTCCCGAGGCGCTCACCTATTTTCAACACCAGCTCGAAAGTGCAAAGAAAAAGCTGCACGACGACGATGCCGAGATGGCATACGCCTATCACCACATGGGAATGGGATTAACGACGAATCACCGCACTGAGGAAGCCATCCCCTATTACGAACGTGCAGAAACTACTCTCCGAGCTGCTCAAAACAAGATTGGATCTGAGTTCCTAAAGAACCAGTATGCGAAGACATTGAAGACCATCATGTCCGAGCACGCAATCTTGCTGCGTCACGTAGGCAAGAACGCTGACGCCGACGCGCTCGACAACGCCGCGCAGGCGATCGTAGTCAGAACAGACATCAAGCCCGACTGA
- a CDS encoding VOC family protein has translation MEKVAGIGGLFFRAHDPKALGAWYQQHLGIALTPTSEGGTVWQQEAGPTAFSPFPETSKYFGDANKVWMVNFRVHDLDKMVAQLRTAGIEVKDPESYPNIGRFTRLHDPEGNPIELWQPAD, from the coding sequence ATGGAAAAAGTCGCCGGAATTGGAGGGTTGTTCTTCCGCGCTCATGATCCCAAAGCGTTGGGCGCGTGGTACCAGCAGCACTTGGGCATCGCGCTTACGCCAACCAGCGAAGGCGGAACCGTTTGGCAGCAGGAGGCCGGACCGACCGCTTTCAGTCCTTTTCCCGAAACGAGCAAGTATTTCGGGGATGCCAACAAAGTCTGGATGGTCAACTTCCGAGTGCATGATCTCGACAAAATGGTGGCCCAGCTACGAACAGCAGGGATTGAAGTCAAAGACCCGGAATCTTATCCGAACATCGGGCGCTTCACTCGTCTGCATGACCCTGAAGGAAATCCCATCGAATTGTGGCAGCCTGCAGACTGA
- a CDS encoding family 16 glycoside hydrolase has protein sequence MRLPKQALAIKSLITIAVLAYLAIGGLGQPPSPKAAVKPTTVPLDRLDEQQPRNVKTEWITYKGRKALRVIDAAPPDAADGIQLVILNKTEFRDGTIEIELTGEPNPAAKNTAARGFVGVAFRVNLDPAKDAAKYDCFYLRPTNGRADDQVRRNHSTQYISYPDFPWFRLRKEFPEKYESYADVVPGEWTKLKIEAHGDKARLYVQGAPQPALIINDLKQEQGKIALWVGTDTIAHFANLRVSQ, from the coding sequence ATGCGTCTGCCCAAGCAAGCATTAGCCATAAAGTCTCTCATCACCATTGCAGTGCTGGCATATCTCGCGATAGGAGGTTTAGGTCAACCGCCCAGCCCCAAAGCTGCGGTTAAGCCTACGACCGTCCCGCTGGACAGATTGGATGAGCAGCAGCCTCGCAATGTGAAGACGGAATGGATAACGTACAAAGGACGTAAAGCGCTCCGCGTGATTGACGCCGCACCGCCGGATGCTGCCGACGGGATTCAACTTGTCATCTTAAATAAGACTGAGTTTCGGGACGGCACGATTGAAATCGAATTAACGGGTGAACCCAATCCGGCGGCAAAGAACACGGCAGCGCGAGGATTCGTCGGTGTGGCCTTCCGCGTCAATCTTGACCCCGCGAAGGACGCTGCAAAGTACGACTGCTTCTACCTGCGTCCGACGAATGGGCGCGCCGACGACCAGGTGCGACGCAACCATTCGACCCAATACATTTCTTACCCGGACTTCCCCTGGTTTCGATTGCGTAAAGAATTCCCGGAGAAATACGAGAGCTATGCAGACGTCGTGCCGGGAGAATGGACCAAGCTGAAGATCGAAGCGCACGGTGACAAGGCGCGCTTGTACGTGCAGGGGGCGCCGCAACCCGCCCTGATCATCAACGACCTGAAGCAGGAGCAAGGCAAGATAGCCTTATGGGTTGGAACCGACACGATCGCGCACTTCGCCAATCTACGCGTATCACAATGA
- a CDS encoding DPP IV N-terminal domain-containing protein, whose protein sequence is MSFGQQAAPASEAPKDTITRIFSGEFRERLSPPPRWFDGGQSYIETEAAAGEHGHDVIRYDTATGKKRDALITAAQLTPAGAKEPLEIAALSWSKDNQRVLIFTNTRRVWRTNSRGDYWFLDRTTGKLKKLGGDAPEASLMYAKFNPEATKVAYIKNNDIYVEDLASGNIQRLTHDGSDLVINGGSDWVNEEELDLHDCFRWSPDGKQIAFWQFDLHGVGDFALMYYLGKEREIVTEIPYPQTGPYPVEMQVPYPLAGTTNSAVRVGVVNADGNGEVKWMNVPGDPRQNYIARMQWADADTLLIQQLNRLQNTDNYLLADAGSGTVHQMWRDHDDAFITIGFGGLPEAQPIHDGRQFLAVSEKDGWMHVWAIDRSGHETLVTRGAMDTAGIEGVDEKGGWVYFIASPDNATQRYLYRSPLDGRADPVRVTPRNFVGVNTYGISPDGKYAFHSFSSMNDPGLRELVSLPDHKLVRVSSDSAEYKKKIAQFLATGVEFFKVDAGDGVTVDGWMIKPPNFDPSKKYPVLVNIYGEPAGQTTLDRWGGNGNLFHRYIASLGYLVVSFDNSGTPSPRGRAWRKAVYGDVGFLSSKQQAQALRSLGKMDSFVDLDRAAVWGWSGGGTNTLNLMFRSPDLYKVGMAVAPVPDQRLYDSIYQERYMGLPQNNVDGYKRGSAINLAEGLKGHLLIVHGSGDDNVHYQGTELLVNKLIALGKSFDFMTYPGRSHGIFEGPGTTVHLYHLLARYLTEHLPAGPR, encoded by the coding sequence GTGTCCTTCGGGCAGCAAGCTGCGCCGGCTTCTGAAGCGCCGAAGGACACGATCACCCGCATCTTCAGTGGGGAATTTAGAGAGCGTTTGTCGCCTCCGCCGCGCTGGTTCGATGGCGGGCAATCGTATATCGAGACGGAAGCAGCGGCCGGGGAGCATGGGCATGACGTCATAAGGTACGACACGGCGACGGGCAAAAAACGCGATGCCCTGATCACCGCCGCGCAGCTCACTCCTGCGGGAGCAAAAGAGCCGTTAGAGATCGCCGCTCTTAGTTGGTCGAAGGACAACCAACGCGTCCTGATCTTCACGAATACTCGTCGTGTGTGGCGCACCAATTCTCGAGGAGACTACTGGTTCCTCGACCGCACGACGGGCAAGCTCAAAAAGCTGGGTGGAGATGCACCCGAGGCTAGCTTGATGTATGCCAAGTTTAATCCTGAGGCGACCAAGGTCGCCTACATCAAGAACAACGACATCTATGTCGAAGACCTCGCGAGCGGAAACATTCAACGCCTCACTCACGATGGCTCCGATCTTGTCATCAATGGCGGCTCCGACTGGGTGAATGAAGAAGAACTCGATCTGCACGATTGCTTTCGCTGGAGTCCGGACGGCAAGCAAATTGCGTTCTGGCAATTTGACTTGCACGGCGTCGGAGATTTCGCGCTCATGTATTACCTGGGCAAAGAGCGCGAGATCGTCACTGAGATCCCCTATCCGCAGACCGGCCCGTATCCAGTGGAGATGCAGGTCCCTTATCCGCTGGCAGGGACCACGAATTCGGCCGTGCGCGTTGGCGTCGTGAATGCTGATGGCAATGGAGAGGTGAAGTGGATGAATGTCCCAGGCGACCCACGCCAGAATTACATAGCGCGCATGCAGTGGGCCGATGCTGACACGCTCCTCATCCAGCAACTCAACCGCTTGCAGAACACCGACAATTATCTTCTCGCCGACGCCGGCTCGGGGACCGTCCACCAGATGTGGCGCGATCACGATGACGCCTTCATTACTATCGGCTTTGGCGGATTGCCGGAGGCGCAGCCGATTCATGATGGCCGCCAGTTCCTCGCCGTCAGCGAAAAAGATGGATGGATGCACGTCTGGGCGATCGATCGCAGCGGGCATGAAACGCTAGTTACGCGCGGAGCCATGGACACCGCGGGAATTGAAGGCGTCGACGAAAAGGGCGGATGGGTTTACTTCATCGCCTCTCCCGATAATGCGACTCAGCGTTATCTCTATCGCTCACCGCTCGACGGCAGGGCCGATCCGGTGCGTGTCACCCCGCGCAACTTCGTCGGCGTGAATACTTACGGCATTTCCCCAGACGGGAAGTACGCCTTCCACAGTTTCTCCAGCATGAACGATCCTGGGCTGCGCGAACTGGTGTCTCTGCCGGATCACAAGCTCGTGCGCGTCAGCAGCGATAGCGCGGAATACAAAAAGAAGATTGCGCAATTCCTCGCAACCGGAGTGGAGTTCTTCAAAGTCGATGCCGGCGATGGTGTGACGGTAGATGGCTGGATGATCAAGCCACCCAACTTTGATCCGTCGAAGAAATACCCGGTGCTCGTGAACATCTACGGTGAACCAGCCGGGCAGACCACGCTCGACCGCTGGGGTGGCAACGGCAATCTATTTCACCGCTACATCGCGTCGCTTGGATACCTCGTAGTCAGCTTCGACAATTCCGGGACTCCCTCGCCACGAGGCCGTGCGTGGCGGAAGGCCGTCTACGGTGATGTCGGGTTTCTCTCGTCCAAACAGCAGGCGCAGGCTCTTCGTTCGCTCGGCAAGATGGACAGCTTCGTCGATCTCGATCGCGCCGCCGTATGGGGTTGGAGCGGCGGCGGCACCAACACTCTCAATCTGATGTTTCGCTCGCCCGATCTTTACAAGGTTGGCATGGCGGTCGCGCCGGTGCCTGACCAGCGCCTCTATGACTCGATCTACCAGGAACGCTACATGGGTCTGCCGCAGAACAACGTCGATGGCTACAAGCGCGGCTCGGCGATTAACCTCGCGGAAGGATTAAAGGGCCATCTGCTGATTGTGCACGGATCCGGCGACGACAATGTTCATTACCAGGGAACGGAATTGCTGGTGAATAAGTTGATCGCGCTCGGGAAATCGTTCGACTTCATGACTTATCCGGGTCGCTCGCATGGCATCTTTGAAGGCCCGGGCACTACCGTTCATCTCTATCACTTGCTCGCACGGTACCTTACCGAGCATCTCCCGGCAGGTCCGCGGTGA
- a CDS encoding prolyl oligopeptidase family serine peptidase — protein MKSAILLVVSLLVLAFFAQQTKSEPFDVKAHSPAFATPASKQQVKQWRRQIRQALFVPDPLPELKPETHGSFSPVPGVVAERVSYGTEFGMRIPAIVYRPESSKKKMPGIVVVDGHGGDKTAWYSYYTGVLYAQAGAVVVTYDPIGSEERNDDHEPLSIEHDKIIEIPTLPQRMGGLMITDAMQGVSYLRSRSDVDGRRIAVLGFSMGSFVSALTGAVDERIHALVLTGGGDLDGPGGYWDSSYKVMCQSGPYKALNFLGDRGAALFTLNARRGPTFIVNGLADTVVDIPHHAQDFFQDLRSRVVAINGSDKNVFETEFIPGAGHRPTWLERDTALWLDRQLSFPNWTRAEIEKKPIILIRDWAEKTGVRLSKSAAALRDDHEGGLPALQANVPGLSADQLDVLPREDWQKVKEDFVYPSWVAHATSAAHASEQ, from the coding sequence ATGAAATCTGCCATTTTGTTGGTCGTTTCGCTGCTGGTACTTGCCTTTTTCGCGCAACAGACAAAGTCAGAGCCTTTCGATGTGAAGGCGCACTCTCCCGCGTTCGCCACACCGGCGTCAAAACAGCAGGTGAAGCAGTGGCGCAGGCAGATCCGCCAGGCGCTCTTCGTTCCTGATCCGCTGCCGGAACTCAAGCCGGAAACACACGGTAGTTTTTCCCCAGTGCCGGGCGTAGTTGCCGAGCGCGTCAGCTACGGAACGGAATTCGGGATGAGAATTCCGGCAATCGTCTATCGACCGGAATCGTCAAAGAAGAAAATGCCCGGCATCGTCGTCGTCGATGGCCATGGCGGTGACAAGACAGCCTGGTACTCGTACTACACCGGTGTCCTCTACGCGCAGGCGGGCGCGGTGGTGGTCACGTATGATCCGATCGGCTCGGAAGAACGGAACGACGACCACGAACCGCTGTCGATCGAGCACGACAAGATCATCGAAATCCCCACGCTGCCGCAGCGCATGGGCGGGCTGATGATCACCGATGCGATGCAGGGCGTGTCGTACCTCCGCAGCCGTTCCGACGTGGACGGCCGACGCATCGCTGTTCTGGGTTTTTCCATGGGCTCGTTTGTCAGCGCGCTCACCGGCGCGGTCGATGAGCGCATACACGCGCTGGTGCTCACAGGTGGCGGCGATCTCGATGGCCCGGGTGGCTACTGGGATTCGAGCTACAAGGTGATGTGCCAGAGCGGTCCGTACAAGGCACTGAATTTTCTCGGGGACCGCGGCGCAGCCCTCTTCACGCTGAACGCGCGACGCGGTCCCACCTTCATTGTGAATGGTCTGGCAGACACCGTTGTCGATATTCCGCACCACGCGCAGGACTTCTTTCAGGATTTGCGCTCGCGAGTGGTGGCGATAAACGGCAGCGACAAGAACGTTTTCGAGACCGAATTCATTCCCGGAGCCGGGCACCGTCCCACATGGCTGGAGCGCGATACGGCGTTGTGGCTCGACCGGCAGCTATCATTCCCGAATTGGACCCGCGCCGAAATTGAGAAGAAGCCAATCATCTTGATCCGCGATTGGGCAGAGAAGACCGGCGTCCGGCTGAGCAAGAGCGCGGCCGCGTTGCGCGACGATCACGAGGGAGGTCTGCCAGCCTTACAGGCGAACGTGCCTGGTCTTTCGGCGGATCAGCTCGACGTGCTCCCGCGTGAGGACTGGCAGAAGGTGAAGGAAGACTTTGTGTATCCGTCCTGGGTCGCGCACGCCACGTCCGCGGCGCATGCTTCCGAACAATAG